The window TAAGACATTCTTCACCAGATCTTtgttaataaagaaataatcaaTCCTAGAGTGAGATTTGTGTGTACttttctgttgatgagccccaTAGATATGTTAATCCAAAGTCCTTCATCAATGGTTTAATAGCCATTTAGTCTTTTGGTATCTTTACATGCGTCGCAGTTTGATATTAAAGACATCCAAActatgaaaaaacacattatgtgAATTATGTGTTAAACAAAGCAGAATATGTTCTCTATTTGAGATCCTTTTGCTTTGATAACTCTGCATCTTTCAAtgtatacataaatattattatatgtatgtgtatcatttttttggtgggggtggggtctCAGGTCATGGATGCAGAGAGGGGGGAGCAGTTTCTCCATGGTGACGGTGTTGAGGCTCTAGATAGGTGGCAGCTCAACGCTCCGTTCTCCTGCTTCCAGGATACACTGCAACACTCGGCGGTAGACCCGAACTGTGTGAGTCTGCTCGCCGGCAAAAGTTGCACCATGGGTAACGTCAGTGAAGTCACCTGTCAGTTAAATATGTCGACCCTCTCAATTCTGTCTCACAAGCCGAATGAGAGTGAGTCGGAGGACGTCCTTCCAGCCGTCGACCCAAACGAGGTGTTACCCAGTACGCCGCTGGTTTCTCTCAGCTGTCAGCTGGTCTATGACATCAGCAGCCTGGGTGCTGTGATGACGGAACCAGGTCAAGAGAACGTCATCTCCATAGAGCTCGGTGAGTTTGGTTTAATTAATCTCAAAACACTTGGTCCAGTTGCTCAGTCCAACATTACCATACGGAGATTCTTCAAAtgtcacaatactttttcaAATTTTACAATTGGTAACACAGGTAAACATGATGATTCCATCTATTCGTCATACTATACAAAGATCCTTCAAAGAGAATCATCCGTGAAAAGAATTCATTAAAACTGAACTACAGTAAATCACAGTAACTGTATATTTAAAGGAGGAAGAGATatttaatagtaataataatattcgCCCACActactcctctcctcctcttcactggttaccagtggctgcatcatccagttcaaagccctggttctcacgtagcatgctgtgaatggatggggtccagtctccatccaggacatggtgaaaccctccatcccaacatcaagctgcttgttcctccctcactgagagcaaaacactcgacaagatcacgactctttgctgtcctgctcctaaatggtggaaggagctctgtgatgacatcaggaccacagagagcctttacatcttcggactaaagacacacctcttcagactaaacctgcactaaaacactaactgtagcacttaaattgtacttatgatGACAACTGAAGTGCTGCAATTTGGTAGtctttttagtcaaggtgttgtctgaagaggtgtgtctttagtttgcggcagaAGATGTAATATTTTGTAATGTAATACCAAAAGGCCATAAACCACCCATACCAAGTGTCCACCTGCACTTAGTCCTCACCTCTCCTTGCAGAACTGCTGTCACTTCTGTCCattgcacaacacaaacataTCTCATTtccaacatatatattttgcgGTTTACAGTTTTAGGTGACATgcctgcatatatatatatatatatatatatatatatatatatatatatgtatgtgtgtcaatGAGGATGACTTCATACCTAGGTTAAGCCTAGGTAAATCTACAGTAAAGCTCCTTTTGTATGAAAACATCTGCAACtgattaagacaaagacaaaaagagtagCTCATTGCGTATAACTAGTGCAGGagtactttgttgtctttgtccgttTAGTCGCCATGCTTTTGACATTACCATGGAAATGTCATGGTTATTTAtcgtttccactgtgaaatgggTTGTCCCAAGAGACACCCCTAAGCTTTTCACTGCCGTACGTCCTACAATaagtgcaatacattatttttagatCATAAATCAGCCGTTTTCCTCCACCTGTTATGTGCCAACacataatcctttaggtgagtgtgtgGATCCACCCGCCCAGATGGCAAGTTAGAGAGACTGCTTTACCCGCCACAGTGTTATATATACAACTGTCTGTTACCATAAATTCATGTGCTGATTAAGTAACATTTGTGTAATTCATAGCAGCCCAGTCAAAAGATCaatgcaaacaaaaatgtaccgtatcattttatattatgttatacCAGCCTGCTCTACACTGTCCCACCACTGCCaggttttctttgtatttttattttatttacgtgtttgtgctgctgcaaCAATCCAATTAAGGTTCCTTTTGTCTTGTATGAGATCCAAACAGGGATGTCTGGGAGGTAACCTTTGTTGGTTGACAATAACAGGGATGTCACATCCTGTCCTGCACAGACGAGTGGCGCTCTCAGGTGTTGTTTTCTGACAACTGCGTTCTGAATCAGCTGCCAGGGATTTCTGCGGTTCCCCCAGAATACCCTTCCAGTCCGGGCGGTGATCTGGTGAGACTTTGATTTGAACACTCTATGTACTTGTTGATGGTTGGGTAGAGGTTTGACCCGGGGGGACCAACTCTTCTTTTATCGATCCAGCATTTTCAGTAGTTGGCCTTAAACAGTCCGCCAACAAAATCCTCACCTTTTCCCTGCAGTGATCCCCTCAGACTCCATCGAACTCCTTTGTCTTAATTATCACCGTGAAGACATAGCgggtgtttattttgtatatcctgtgcttttattcatttactcaTGTTATATTCCTTTTGTCTGTGTATTGCTGTCCATTCTCCAAATTTACTCAACTGCTGTTGCAGCTGATACCAGATCTGCACTTGACTGAGGAAGAACAGCAGGTACTAACACAAGAAGGAGTTTCTCTGCCCAACAGCCTTCCTCTATCCAAGGTCAGACCTTCCGTTATCTCACTTAGTTTTTAAACCTTCATCACAATGGGAGACATGACAGAATCCAATAATGTTAACTACCTTAACTAGTCAAGCTTTATTCGCACATGGCATAAAACCATTGTTGACTATAGTACTCATTAGTAGGGCTGTCACaatagatacattttttttcacctaaacacacattttgaaatgaattaatCTTGATTcatggcgattaatgaatgttattGTTGTAACAATGTTGCTTTTAATCAATGTTTGTTCGTAAGACTGAATCTTAAAAGAAATAAGTAATCACTTCAGAAAaagtgtattttagacactgttatTTAATTGCTAATGTATGTAGCGCctatgtttgttttaaaaaggtctCGCCATCTTGATATAACTTACTGTAGCTAGCGGCCGTTTAATTTCCGCGGTCAATTTCTCGGTCCCGGAAGTAAACAATCGTACGTTAACTatgttaaattattttgtttaattaaagaaaGCATCCACATCTTATATTGCAGTTAAATTAAATTGTGGTCCTGCATTGAAAAActtactgaagtaaaagtatGTAAGTATTATcaacaaaatacaattaaactAGTAAAATGAATGGCTGGTAGTTTCATTTGATGTTTCTGGATAAATACTACATGTGAAAGTATCAATCCGAGCCATGTTTCATTGAAACATTCATCATATCAGATCATCACAGGTTTGCTCAgtctattaaaaaaatactttgaccAAGTTAAACTGCGTTCACGTCAAATTCAGTTAATAGAGCTGCTTCTTACATCAGATTACAAAGCTGCTTCATTGatgtttaaagttgtttttttctgaacttGCCGtacttgttttttcctttttccccaaTCACAATGATAATTGTGAATTGTTCGTACCAAATAACCAAGCCAATTCCAAAATGAGAAAACCAACTTCCCACTGATCAGACATGTGTAGTGATGACAGGAGAATTAATCCTGAAATGATTGATAATGACTTTTGATTGCTCTTTATTTGCAGGCTGAGGAGAGAATCCTGAAAAGAGTTCGGAGAAAAATCCGCAACAAGCAGTCGGCTCAGGacagccggaggaggaggaaggagtacATTGACGGGCTAGAAAGCCGGTAGCGGTGGTGTAATCTCACATTATATGATTAATCAGTTtagaaaatcaatacaaaactaATTTGATgataaattataataattagtCAATTGAATATCTTCAGGTTTTCTATTctataaaaaaagatcaacttATGCTCTTTAAGTATAAGCTTATGCTCAATAGGGCTCCTTATATTTTCATACTTTTACCTAAATCAGTGCCATAGTTGTGGAGGTTGTGTCGCTTGTTACAGCTGTATCACACTATCATTGGATTTACACTACACCAGGCACTTATTTGTCCATCTTGGCACGTCTCTCTTTTTATCTTTCCGTGTCgctctgtgtctttttcactCTCTCTGAGGCGCGGTTCATGTCACGTCTGTTCCGCTTgatttcttcttaaaaaaagaGTATTTCTTAGTTGCAAACATATGATATCAATCTGTCAAATTgtttgcaatgtgtgtgtgtgtgtgtgtgtgtgtgtgtgtgtgtttgtgtacagggcAGTTGCTTACTCATCTGAGAacaaggagctgcagaggacagTGGAGCAGCTGGAAAAACGCAATATGTACGATCACCTTTTTTTAGGGTTATAGTTAGGAGGTTATGATGATCCCATCTGGGAGAATCTGCGTCTGAAGATTTGGGCTATTTGATGatgtttgattgatttgatacTATTATACTATTGTTTAGGTCAGATGACTAATTCTGAtgaaattattatatttatgttaTGAGACACAACCAACAAAGCAAAATATCAGGTGTTCCTTCTGTCCAGGTCTCTGTCGGCTCAGTTGGGACGGCTTCAGTCTCTGATCCAACAGACGGTCAGCAGAGGAGCTCAAACCACCACCTGCTTACTGGTAGGAAactcattgggggggggggggggggggggggctgtgtgcaGTATACAAAAGTCTATTTGCATTTACAGTTCTTTTTCTGACCATAAAGCTTTGTTTTCTTAATTGACGCTAGAataaaatgtttagtttttttaaataaaagaataaatccagaaaaaaaactgactcACATCCCTCAAAACCTCTTTTTGATTTTGTGGCTAACACAaggcaaggcaagtttatttgtatagcgcttttcatacacaaggcagactcaaagtgcttcacataacatgtcatacaataaagtgaaatgaaatgcaagaattaaaagacaattaaaaaacagcaaataaaattgtaaatataaaaataattaaaagttacagtgcagagtgagagattaaaatcttattaaaattgtttaattgaAGGTTAAAAGGGCAATGCAGGTAAAATTTAGCAGAAGGCGAAGGTGAACATAAAAgttttcagtcttgttttaaacGTGGTCAGAGTTGGGGCGAGTCTTAAATCTTCAGGAAGtttattccagctgtttgttgGCATAGTAACTAAATGATGCTTCCCCATGATTGTATTTACTCTGGGAATCACTAACAGATTGGTGTCAGAAGATCTTAGTGATCTTGAAGGCTTATGTAGTGGAAGCATGTCAGTGATATACTTTGGCCCTTAACCATGTAGTGATTTATATGTGAGCAGTaggattttgaaatgaattctCTGACATACTGGGAGCCAATGTAAGGATTTAAGTCTTGAGCTGACATGAGCCCTCTAAGTCGTGCTACATTTTTGAGGTGATAGTAGGCCGATTTTGTTACTGATTTGATATGACTCTCCAAGTGTAAATTTGAATCCATAATAACCCCAGATTTCTGGctttatttgatgttttcaggGACACAGAGTGATGGTGTTGGGTTACTTTTTTAGCACAAAATACAATGATCtcagttttgtcttcatttagttGTAGGAAATTGTGACACATCCAGTCTTTGATTTGATCAATGCACTGGCACAGAAAATCTATGGGGCGATAGTCGTTTGGTGATAGCGCTACATAGATTTGGGTGTCATCAGCGTAGCAATGGTGggcaattttattattttgcatgatttgtcctggtgggAGCATGTAGATGTTGAATAAAATCGGCCCTAAGATCGAACCTTTGGGGACTCCACACGTTAAGTCGGTTGGTTCTGATACGAAGTCACCAATGGAAACGCCTGAGAGCCCCACCCAGTTTTCCAACCAGTCCAAAAGTATTGAGTGGTCGACAgtatcaaatgcagcactgaggtctaATAGCATTAATATTGAAGCTTTGCCAGAGTCTGTGTTCAGACGGATGTCATTTACAACTTTAATAAGGGCCGTCTCGGTGCTATGAAGAGGTCGAAATCCTGTGTAGGATAATTGGTTATTTCCTATACATTTGGAGCCAGGTCCAACTGAAAACTCAGTTTACATGCAAAGAATGAAGGGCACGATATTTCATGTTCATTATTGAAAGAGACTCAGTGTGTTTGGATTTGTGTCTTCAGCTCATCCTGGTCTCTCTGGGTCTGATCATCATGCCAAGCTTCAGTCCGTTCAGCCGCAACTCGTCTCCAGATGACGACTACAGACCCACAAGAGGTCAGTCCTTTTCTGCATAACTTCCTGTTTACATCGATTAAGGGCTAAGAGGGTTAATCAGACTAGCCTTTGAGACGAGCGCTATAGATGATGAAGACAGGAATTTTATTTACAAGAAGATTTTCTCGAGCCGTAATGTCACGCGATGATCATGGACCGTCTCTACATgatctcacactgtctctcatacaatccatgtgtgtccatgttgcgagtagttatctggaaatgacaataaatcTAATGGGGACTTCAAATATTCTCTTCCAACGTTTAACGCCTCGCAAAGTAAAACTTTTCAGGATCAtccagaaaaggacatgccatgttTGAGAAAACACTTTAGTCGTTAACGTATCAgagatcttattttgttcatgtagaaactgcgctaaaatacACCTGATGAGTATGCATgaatgttgaaatgaaaaagtgCCGTTTCATTGGctgggctgctgtcagagggaggagcctgtgaaagaataTCGAGGTTTatcgaagaaaacctgctcccgaccaggttaggctCACAGGCttagttaccatagcgactgactgaaaaacttgtttttattgtgaacAGTTGAGAGGTTTGATGAGGTTTATTCTAGacagattttattttccaaaaggAAGCTGTTACGTGTTTAAATCAAGCACTCAGTTTGTCTGACCAATGACTGATAATTTGTTAATCAGCTGTTGCTCAGTGCATATTCAATGTTGAATGACTTTCTATGAGCTGAAACCATCATCACACCCCATATTAGTATATGCAATcatactaaataataataataataatatccatCTTTCTAGTTATTTCCAGAAACATCCTGACAAATCCTTCCATCTCCCAGCCGACAGCAGAAGATTCAGATGTTTCAACTGTTCTGTCAGACTCCTCGTCAACGCCCATTAAGGTCACCCAATCGGGACCTCTGGAGAGCGCCGCCATTCTCCAAGAACCAATAGAAAACCCTGACTACACAGGCTTTGATCGAATGACTCCTGAGGGAAGCCAATCAGGAAACAGCTCGGATCCCGTTTCCGGACAACCTGAGCCTTTGGTTCTTGGTCTGACGTCATCGGCAGGGAAAGTAGGCGGTGATGCCCCCAAACCTGCCCACGCCGACGAGATGTAGATCAATGTGTGCACCCATGAGGAAA is drawn from Pungitius pungitius chromosome 11, fPunPun2.1, whole genome shotgun sequence and contains these coding sequences:
- the creb3l4 gene encoding cyclic AMP-responsive element-binding protein 3-like protein 4 codes for the protein MDAERGEQFLHGDGVEALDRWQLNAPFSCFQDTLQHSAVDPNCPNESESEDVLPAVDPNEVLPSTPLVSLSCQLVYDISSLGAVMTEPGQENVISIELDEWRSQVLFSDNCVLNQLPGISAVPPEYPSSPGGDLLIPDLHLTEEEQQVLTQEGVSLPNSLPLSKAEERILKRVRRKIRNKQSAQDSRRRRKEYIDGLESRAVAYSSENKELQRTVEQLEKRNMSLSAQLGRLQSLIQQTVSRGAQTTTCLLLILVSLGLIIMPSFSPFSRNSSPDDDYRPTRVISRNILTNPSISQPTAEDSDVSTVLSDSSSTPIKVTQSGPLESAAILQEPIENPDYTGFDRMTPEGSQSGNSSDPVSGQPEPLVLGLTSSAGKVGGDAPKPAHADEM